One stretch of Streptomyces agglomeratus DNA includes these proteins:
- a CDS encoding acetyl/propionyl/methylcrotonyl-CoA carboxylase subunit alpha translates to MSPTISSVLVANRGEIACRVFRTCAHLGITTVAVYSDADTGALHARSADAAVRLPGTAPADTYLRGDLVVKAALASGADAVHPGYGFLSENAAFARAVLDAGLVWIGPPPEAIDAMASKTRAKELMAASGVPLLAPVAPGKATEADLPLLLKAAAGGGGRGMRVVRDLAALPGELTAATAEARAAFGDGEVFAEPYVERGRHVEVQVMADAHGTVWALGTRDCSLQRRHQKVLEEAPAPGLDDALRTTLHDAAVAAAKAVDYRGAGTVEFLLSAEGRPYFLEMNTRLQVEHPVTEAVYGIDLVALQLRVAEGEALPPEPPTPSGHAVEARLYAEDPARDWQPQTGLLHSLGVTRAPGLRLDSGYADGDVVGVHYDPMLAKVIAHAPSRTEAVRKLAHALERARIHGPVTNRELLVRSLRHPDFAAGRLDTGFYDRHLDALTAPSADSTEGALAALAAALADAAARRNTGTTTTARLGGWRNLPSQPQTRTYRTEPDGTEHEIRYRATRDGFTAEGIAGVRVNDVRTDHVTLEIDGVLRHFRVAAHPGGRTYVDTSTGGAHTLTTLPRFPDPTTSTAPGSLLAPMPGTVVRVAEGLAEGTHVTAGQPLLWLEAMKMEHRITAPASGTLTALHAVPGHQVEVGALLAVVQAEEPGEESQEEQQS, encoded by the coding sequence ATGAGTCCGACGATTTCCTCAGTCCTCGTAGCCAACCGCGGCGAGATCGCCTGCCGCGTCTTCCGCACGTGCGCGCACCTAGGCATCACCACGGTCGCCGTGTACTCCGACGCGGACACGGGAGCGCTCCACGCGCGTTCCGCGGACGCTGCCGTACGCCTCCCGGGAACGGCCCCGGCCGACACCTACCTGCGGGGCGATCTCGTCGTGAAGGCCGCCCTGGCGTCCGGCGCGGACGCGGTGCACCCCGGGTACGGATTCCTCTCCGAGAACGCCGCCTTCGCCCGCGCCGTACTGGACGCCGGGCTGGTGTGGATCGGCCCGCCGCCCGAGGCGATCGACGCCATGGCCTCAAAGACGCGCGCCAAGGAACTCATGGCGGCCTCCGGAGTCCCCCTCCTCGCCCCCGTCGCGCCAGGGAAGGCCACCGAAGCGGACCTCCCGCTGCTCCTCAAGGCGGCGGCGGGCGGCGGCGGCAGGGGCATGCGCGTCGTACGCGATCTCGCGGCGCTCCCGGGAGAGCTGACAGCGGCGACCGCGGAAGCGCGGGCGGCCTTCGGTGACGGTGAGGTCTTCGCCGAGCCGTACGTCGAACGCGGCCGTCACGTCGAGGTCCAGGTGATGGCCGACGCGCACGGCACGGTGTGGGCGCTCGGCACCCGTGACTGCTCGCTCCAGCGCCGGCACCAGAAGGTTCTCGAAGAGGCCCCCGCACCCGGCCTGGACGACGCCCTGCGCACCACACTGCACGACGCCGCCGTGGCGGCGGCGAAGGCGGTGGACTACCGGGGCGCGGGAACGGTCGAATTCCTCCTCTCCGCCGAGGGCCGCCCCTACTTCCTGGAGATGAACACCCGCCTTCAGGTCGAGCACCCCGTGACAGAGGCGGTGTACGGGATCGACCTGGTGGCACTCCAGCTCCGCGTCGCCGAGGGCGAGGCGCTGCCCCCCGAGCCACCCACCCCTTCCGGCCACGCCGTGGAAGCGCGTCTCTACGCGGAGGACCCTGCCCGCGACTGGCAGCCCCAGACAGGGCTCCTGCACTCCCTCGGCGTCACCCGGGCGCCCGGCCTGCGGCTCGACAGCGGGTACGCCGACGGAGACGTCGTAGGGGTGCACTACGACCCCATGCTGGCCAAAGTGATCGCCCACGCGCCCTCCCGGACCGAAGCCGTACGCAAACTGGCCCATGCCCTGGAGCGCGCCCGAATCCACGGCCCGGTGACCAACAGGGAACTGCTCGTCCGCTCACTCCGTCACCCGGACTTCGCGGCCGGGCGGCTCGACACGGGGTTCTACGACCGGCACCTGGACGCACTGACAGCGCCGTCCGCGGACAGCACGGAAGGGGCGCTCGCCGCGCTCGCCGCCGCCCTGGCCGACGCGGCCGCCCGGCGGAACACGGGAACGACCACGACGGCCCGCCTCGGCGGCTGGCGCAACCTGCCCTCCCAGCCACAGACCAGGACCTACCGCACCGAGCCCGACGGTACGGAGCACGAGATCCGCTACCGGGCCACCCGCGACGGCTTCACCGCGGAAGGCATCGCGGGCGTTCGCGTGAACGACGTACGGACCGATCACGTGACGCTCGAAATCGACGGCGTACTGAGGCACTTCCGCGTCGCGGCGCACCCAGGAGGCCGTACGTACGTCGACACGTCCACCGGCGGTGCGCACACGCTCACGACCCTGCCTCGCTTCCCCGACCCCACCACCAGTACCGCCCCGGGCTCCCTGCTCGCCCCCATGCCCGGAACCGTCGTCCGCGTCGCCGAAGGGCTCGCGGAAGGCACGCACGTCACCGCCGGGCAGCCCCTGCTCTGGCTGGAGGCCATGAAGATGGAGCACCGCATCACCGCTCCCGCCTCCGGCACGCTCACCGCGCTCCACGCCGTTCCCGGCCACCAGGTCGAGGTCGGCGCCCTGCTCGCCGTCGTACAGGCCGAAGAGCCTGGCGAAGAGTCTCAGGAGGAACAGCAGTCATGA
- a CDS encoding acyl-CoA dehydrogenase family protein, with product MSTAVAETEEHRALRAAVAALGKRYGRDYFATVVREGAHPDALWAEAAKLGYLGVNLPEEYGGGGGGIAELSIVLEELGAAGCPLLMMVVSPAICGTVIARFGTDGQKAAWLPGLADGSLTMAFGITEPDAGSNSHRITTTARRDGDDWLLTGRKVFISGVDIADATLVVGRTEDARTGRLKPCLFIVPRDAPGFRRSQIDMELQAPEKQFELVLDDVRLPSEALVGDEDAGLLQLFAGLNPERVMTAAFAVGMGRYAVNRAVEYAKERTVWKAPVGAHQAIAHPLAQAHIELELARLMMQKAARLYDEGDDLGAGEAANMAKYAAAEACVRAVDQAVHTLGGNGLTREYGLASLITAARVARIAPVSREMILNFVSHQSLGLPKSY from the coding sequence ATGAGCACCGCCGTTGCAGAGACCGAAGAACACCGGGCGCTCCGGGCGGCCGTCGCCGCTCTCGGGAAGCGTTACGGACGCGATTACTTCGCCACCGTCGTGCGCGAAGGAGCGCACCCCGACGCCCTCTGGGCGGAGGCCGCCAAACTCGGGTACCTCGGAGTGAACCTCCCCGAGGAGTACGGCGGAGGGGGAGGCGGCATAGCGGAACTCTCCATCGTCCTGGAAGAACTGGGCGCGGCCGGCTGCCCGCTCCTCATGATGGTCGTCTCGCCGGCCATCTGCGGCACCGTCATCGCCCGCTTCGGAACGGACGGCCAGAAGGCCGCCTGGCTGCCGGGCCTCGCCGACGGAAGCCTCACCATGGCCTTCGGCATCACCGAACCCGACGCCGGGTCGAACTCCCACCGGATCACCACCACGGCCCGCCGCGACGGCGACGACTGGCTGCTCACGGGACGCAAGGTATTCATCTCCGGGGTCGACATCGCCGACGCGACCCTCGTCGTCGGCCGCACGGAGGACGCGAGGACGGGCCGCCTCAAGCCGTGCCTGTTCATCGTCCCCCGCGACGCCCCGGGCTTCCGGCGCTCACAGATCGACATGGAACTCCAGGCACCGGAGAAGCAGTTCGAGCTGGTCCTCGACGACGTGCGCCTGCCCTCCGAAGCCCTCGTCGGCGACGAGGACGCGGGCCTGCTCCAGCTCTTCGCCGGCCTCAACCCCGAGCGCGTCATGACCGCCGCCTTCGCCGTCGGCATGGGCCGCTACGCCGTCAACAGGGCCGTCGAGTACGCCAAGGAACGTACCGTCTGGAAGGCCCCCGTCGGCGCCCATCAGGCCATCGCCCACCCCCTCGCGCAGGCCCACATCGAACTCGAACTGGCCCGCCTGATGATGCAGAAAGCGGCCCGGCTCTACGACGAGGGCGACGACCTCGGAGCGGGGGAGGCCGCCAACATGGCGAAGTACGCCGCCGCCGAAGCCTGCGTACGAGCGGTCGACCAGGCCGTCCACACCCTGGGCGGCAACGGACTCACCCGCGAATACGGCCTCGCGTCGCTCATTACCGCCGCCCGGGTGGCCCGTATCGCGCCCGTCAGCCGGGAAATGATCCTGAACTTCGTCTCTCACCAGTCCCTGGGGCTCCCCAAGTCGTACTAG
- a CDS encoding 4-coumarate--CoA ligase family protein — translation MAFQSEYAPVEPVELPIHEAVLGRAAEYGDTPALIDGTNGDTITYGQLDTFHRRIAAALADAGLRKGEVLALHSPNTIAYPVVFYAATRAGASVTTIHPLSTAEEFAKQLADSSARWIVTVSPLLSVARRAAELVGGIEEIFVCDSAEGHRSVLDMLASTAPEPQVTIDPSEDIAALPYSSGTTGVPKGVMLTHRSIATNLAQLDPFIPMGPGDRILAVLPFFHIYGLTALMNAPLRNGATVVVLPRFELDQFLGAIEKHRINGLYVAPPIVLALAKHPAVAKYDLSGLEYIVSAAAPLDAALAQACSQRLGLPPVLQAYGMTELSPGTHVVPRNAPNPPPGTVGKLLPGTEMRILSLDDPTTDVGAGQEGEIAIRGPQVMKGYLGRPDATAAMIDAGGWVHTGDVGRIDEDGWLFVVDRVKELIKYKGFQVAPAELEALLLTHESIADAAVIGVYDEDGNESPMAYVVPQPSTSLTEDDVKAYVAERVAPYKKIRRVVFTASVPRAASGKILRRELRAQRDREREGEST, via the coding sequence ATGGCGTTCCAGAGCGAGTACGCACCCGTAGAGCCCGTCGAGCTGCCCATCCACGAGGCGGTGCTCGGGAGGGCCGCCGAGTACGGCGACACGCCCGCCCTGATCGACGGGACGAACGGCGACACGATCACGTACGGCCAACTGGACACCTTCCACCGGCGGATCGCCGCCGCGCTTGCCGACGCGGGCCTGCGGAAGGGCGAAGTACTCGCCCTGCACAGCCCCAACACCATCGCCTACCCCGTGGTCTTCTACGCCGCCACACGCGCCGGGGCCTCGGTCACGACCATCCACCCGCTGTCCACGGCGGAGGAGTTCGCCAAGCAGCTCGCCGACTCCTCCGCCCGCTGGATCGTCACCGTCTCACCGTTGCTCAGCGTCGCCCGCAGGGCCGCCGAACTCGTCGGCGGAATAGAGGAGATCTTCGTCTGCGACAGCGCGGAGGGACACCGCTCGGTCCTCGACATGCTCGCCTCGACCGCACCCGAGCCGCAGGTCACCATCGACCCGTCCGAGGACATCGCTGCGCTTCCGTACTCGTCGGGCACCACGGGCGTTCCCAAGGGCGTGATGCTGACGCACCGCAGCATCGCCACCAACCTCGCGCAACTGGACCCCTTCATCCCCATGGGCCCGGGCGACCGCATCCTTGCCGTACTCCCCTTTTTTCACATCTACGGCCTCACGGCTCTCATGAACGCACCGCTGCGCAATGGTGCGACGGTCGTCGTACTACCGCGTTTCGAACTCGACCAGTTCCTCGGCGCGATCGAGAAGCACCGCATCAACGGCCTGTACGTCGCCCCGCCGATCGTCCTGGCCCTCGCCAAGCACCCCGCCGTCGCGAAGTACGACCTGTCCGGCCTCGAGTACATCGTCAGCGCCGCCGCCCCGCTCGACGCCGCTCTCGCGCAGGCGTGCTCGCAACGCCTCGGCCTGCCGCCCGTGCTCCAGGCGTACGGCATGACGGAACTGTCGCCCGGCACACACGTCGTTCCCCGGAACGCTCCCAACCCGCCTCCGGGAACGGTCGGAAAGCTGCTCCCGGGAACGGAGATGCGCATCCTCTCCCTCGACGACCCCACCACGGACGTGGGCGCGGGACAGGAGGGCGAAATCGCGATCCGGGGCCCCCAGGTGATGAAGGGCTACCTCGGCCGTCCCGACGCCACCGCCGCGATGATCGACGCCGGCGGATGGGTGCACACCGGCGACGTCGGAAGGATCGACGAGGACGGCTGGCTCTTCGTCGTCGACCGCGTCAAGGAACTCATCAAGTACAAGGGCTTCCAGGTCGCGCCGGCCGAACTCGAAGCACTCCTGCTCACCCACGAGTCGATAGCGGACGCCGCCGTCATCGGCGTGTACGACGAGGACGGCAACGAATCGCCCATGGCCTACGTCGTCCCCCAGCCGTCCACGAGCCTCACCGAGGACGACGTGAAGGCGTACGTCGCCGAACGCGTCGCCCCGTACAAGAAGATCCGCCGGGTGGTGTTCACCGCGAGTGTCCCCAGGGCGGCCTCCGGAAAGATCCTCAGGCGGGAACTGCGCGCACAGCGGGACCGCGAACGTGAAGGCGAGAGCACATGA
- a CDS encoding enoyl-CoA hydratase family protein → MTLVPAAHERGITTLTLDSPANRNALSARLVGELADALSACAKDPSVRAVQLTHTGGTFCAGADLKTPPDPAALVALLRGIVGLPKPVVARVTGHVRAGGLGLLGACDISAAGPGASFAFTESRLGLAPAVISMPLLPRMDPRAAARYYLTGERFDAAEAARTGLITIGSDDDVDQALAPVLDGLRRASPQGLAESKRLVTATVLAAFDRDTDTLVERSASLFASREAAEGVTAFLERRDPAWVL, encoded by the coding sequence ATGACCCTGGTACCGGCCGCGCACGAACGCGGGATCACGACCCTGACCCTCGACTCACCGGCGAACCGCAACGCGCTGTCCGCGCGGCTCGTCGGTGAGCTCGCCGACGCCCTCTCCGCGTGCGCGAAGGACCCCTCCGTACGGGCCGTACAGCTCACCCACACAGGGGGCACCTTCTGCGCGGGCGCCGATCTCAAGACGCCGCCGGACCCGGCGGCCCTCGTCGCCCTGCTGCGCGGCATCGTCGGACTCCCCAAGCCGGTCGTGGCGCGCGTCACGGGCCACGTGCGGGCCGGCGGCCTGGGGCTGCTCGGCGCGTGCGACATCTCGGCGGCGGGGCCCGGCGCGAGCTTCGCGTTCACCGAGTCCAGGCTCGGGCTCGCCCCGGCCGTCATCTCGATGCCGCTGCTGCCCCGCATGGACCCGCGCGCCGCCGCCCGCTACTACCTCACCGGAGAACGGTTCGACGCGGCGGAGGCCGCCCGTACGGGACTGATCACGATCGGGTCCGACGACGACGTGGACCAAGCCCTCGCACCCGTGCTGGACGGGCTGCGCAGGGCGTCCCCGCAAGGGCTGGCCGAGTCCAAGCGCCTGGTCACGGCTACAGTGCTGGCAGCCTTCGACCGGGACACGGACACGCTCGTCGAGCGGTCCGCGAGCCTGTTCGCCTCCAGGGAGGCGGCCGAAGGCGTGACGGCATTCCTCGAACGACGGGACCCCGCATGGGTGCTGTGA
- a CDS encoding TetR/AcrR family transcriptional regulator: MGAVTPTPTPAAGRAQTAGPAPAEGSAPAAGKAPKQDRSRATRQRLLEAAVSCLAERGWAGSTVSVVAERAGVSRGAAQHHFPTREDLFTAAVEYVAEERSTALRALFPQGATNRAAVVGALVDLYTGPLFRAALHLWVAASNEDQLGVRVTELEARVGRETHRIAVELLAADESVPGVRETVQGLLDMARGLGLANLLTDDAARRDRVVTQWASLLDGALDGGHD, from the coding sequence ATGGGTGCTGTGACCCCGACACCGACGCCCGCCGCGGGCCGGGCGCAAACCGCAGGACCGGCGCCCGCCGAAGGCTCGGCGCCGGCCGCCGGCAAGGCACCCAAGCAGGACCGCTCCAGGGCCACCAGACAACGCCTCCTGGAGGCCGCCGTGTCCTGCCTCGCCGAGCGCGGCTGGGCAGGCTCCACGGTGTCCGTCGTCGCGGAACGGGCCGGCGTCTCACGCGGCGCCGCCCAGCATCACTTCCCGACCCGGGAAGACCTCTTCACGGCGGCCGTCGAGTACGTCGCCGAGGAGCGTTCCACGGCATTGCGCGCACTGTTCCCCCAGGGCGCCACCAACCGCGCCGCCGTCGTCGGCGCCCTCGTCGACCTCTACACGGGACCGCTCTTCCGGGCCGCCCTGCACCTGTGGGTCGCCGCCTCCAACGAGGACCAGCTCGGCGTCCGCGTCACCGAACTGGAAGCCCGTGTGGGCCGCGAGACCCACCGCATCGCCGTGGAACTGCTCGCCGCCGACGAATCGGTGCCGGGCGTGCGCGAGACCGTCCAGGGCCTCCTCGACATGGCCCGCGGCCTGGGACTCGCCAACCTGCTCACCGACGACGCGGCGCGCCGCGACCGGGTGGTGACGCAGTGGGCGTCCCTGCTCGACGGCGCGCTCGACGGCGGACACGACTGA